A stretch of the Archangium violaceum genome encodes the following:
- a CDS encoding efflux RND transporter permease subunit, with translation MAESLRRRWSEAFIRGTLTRPWRVLLAFTVLALGGALLSGRLEFRGSFVELLPSEAREVKDLNRVAQKAGGDGYLVVRAQGAKPEQLRAFSDALASKLEALPEVRYVEHHFNVEFFKERGLLLLPTEKLRELRQDVDARLRYEKQQALAVDLLDAQDAPPDFEAIIKKYTPDAPMREYLGSADGSEVYLMVKPGGTAGDLVFAQKLVDDVKRVAAEVAQGWPGVRLDYAGAFQARLEEDRVMRRDLTRAGILSAVMAVGIILLATRRLWALAVVGVPVVFGVSLTFAFAELAIGHLNIVTGFLVAILIGLGLEYGIHLAMRYWEERREHPAAEALAEAVRGTFAGAITSALTNAAAFFVLVFAQFEAFKQFGLLAGVGVILSVLMAYGLGPALLVLAERLRPGRKPAASHAPEAPEKAFQPTGKRWPTPVIAGILLAVLGFAGYSLYVLPRVGFETNMRKLKGDASSVQLDDHIVEQLGSPLNPAILLVDDLRQAQVVQQVITDVKTKHGEESTFKQYASLNDLLPQDVPAHQEQLAALRETLRKLPESARNDPRVETVKKMLDAQPYGPEQVPEEVRRRFEALDGKGMFLLLFPSVSNHDTRELSAWASQIDEVVDGARARGVDLAVLDSNRIAARIFSMVRGDGPFILWAAATVVFLTILASLRSFKRACLVAGPLFLGMLCLAGGMYLFDVQLNFINAVVLPSLLAIAVDNSVHLYHRYEEEGPGSLGHVVRHTGLAAVVATLSNAAGYGALLISHHAGLRSIGQIAILGVVCTFLGTTVFFPAMLALMERWSGRRKEGGMIRSLEIGAPVATEAASEPGERKSA, from the coding sequence TTGGCTGAGTCTCTTCGTCGTCGTTGGTCCGAGGCCTTCATCCGTGGAACGCTGACGCGTCCCTGGAGGGTCCTCCTCGCATTCACGGTCCTGGCTCTCGGCGGCGCGTTGCTGTCCGGGCGGCTGGAGTTCCGTGGCTCCTTCGTGGAGCTGCTGCCCAGCGAGGCCCGCGAGGTGAAGGACCTCAACCGGGTGGCCCAGAAGGCCGGAGGCGACGGCTACCTGGTGGTGCGCGCTCAGGGGGCGAAGCCCGAGCAGCTGCGCGCCTTCTCCGACGCGCTGGCCAGCAAGCTCGAGGCGCTGCCCGAGGTGCGCTACGTGGAGCACCACTTCAACGTGGAGTTCTTCAAGGAGCGCGGCCTGCTGCTGCTGCCCACGGAGAAGCTGCGCGAGCTGCGCCAGGACGTGGACGCGCGGCTGCGCTACGAGAAGCAGCAGGCGCTCGCGGTGGACCTGCTCGACGCGCAGGACGCGCCGCCGGACTTCGAGGCCATCATCAAGAAGTACACCCCGGACGCCCCCATGCGCGAGTACCTCGGGAGCGCGGACGGCTCCGAGGTGTACCTGATGGTGAAGCCGGGCGGCACCGCGGGCGATCTCGTGTTCGCGCAGAAGCTGGTGGACGACGTGAAGCGCGTGGCCGCCGAGGTGGCCCAGGGCTGGCCCGGGGTGCGGCTGGACTACGCGGGCGCCTTCCAGGCCCGGCTCGAGGAGGATCGGGTGATGCGCCGCGACCTGACGCGCGCGGGCATCCTCTCCGCGGTGATGGCGGTGGGCATCATCCTGCTGGCCACGCGGCGGCTGTGGGCGCTGGCCGTGGTGGGCGTGCCCGTCGTCTTCGGCGTGTCGCTGACGTTCGCCTTCGCGGAGCTGGCCATCGGCCACCTCAACATCGTCACGGGCTTCCTGGTGGCCATCCTCATCGGCCTGGGCCTGGAGTACGGCATCCACCTGGCCATGCGCTACTGGGAGGAGCGGCGCGAGCACCCGGCCGCCGAGGCGCTGGCCGAGGCCGTGCGCGGCACCTTCGCCGGAGCCATCACCTCGGCGCTGACGAACGCGGCCGCCTTCTTCGTGCTCGTGTTCGCCCAGTTCGAGGCCTTCAAGCAGTTCGGTCTGCTGGCCGGCGTGGGCGTCATCCTCTCCGTGCTGATGGCGTACGGCCTGGGCCCCGCGCTGCTGGTGCTCGCCGAGCGTCTGCGGCCAGGTCGCAAGCCGGCCGCGAGCCACGCGCCCGAGGCCCCGGAGAAGGCCTTCCAGCCGACCGGCAAGCGCTGGCCCACGCCGGTCATCGCCGGCATCCTGCTGGCGGTGCTCGGCTTCGCGGGCTACTCGCTCTATGTGCTGCCGCGCGTGGGCTTCGAGACGAACATGCGCAAGCTCAAGGGCGATGCGTCCTCCGTGCAGCTCGATGACCACATCGTCGAGCAGCTCGGCTCGCCCCTCAACCCCGCCATCCTCCTGGTGGACGATCTGCGGCAGGCGCAGGTGGTCCAGCAGGTCATCACCGACGTGAAGACGAAGCACGGCGAGGAGTCCACCTTCAAGCAGTACGCGTCGCTCAATGATCTGCTGCCGCAGGACGTGCCGGCGCACCAGGAGCAGCTCGCCGCGCTGCGCGAGACGCTGCGGAAGCTGCCCGAGAGCGCGCGCAACGATCCGCGCGTGGAGACCGTGAAGAAGATGCTGGATGCCCAGCCGTACGGGCCGGAGCAGGTGCCCGAGGAGGTGCGGCGCCGCTTCGAGGCGCTCGACGGCAAGGGCATGTTCCTCCTGTTGTTCCCCTCGGTGTCCAACCACGACACCCGTGAGCTATCGGCGTGGGCCTCGCAGATCGACGAGGTGGTCGACGGAGCCAGGGCCCGGGGCGTGGACCTCGCGGTGCTGGACAGCAACCGGATCGCCGCCCGCATCTTCTCCATGGTGCGCGGGGATGGTCCGTTCATCCTCTGGGCCGCCGCGACCGTGGTCTTCCTGACCATCCTCGCCAGCCTGCGCAGCTTCAAGCGTGCCTGCCTGGTGGCCGGGCCACTGTTCCTGGGCATGCTGTGCCTGGCTGGCGGCATGTACCTCTTCGACGTCCAGCTCAACTTCATCAACGCCGTGGTGCTGCCCAGCCTGCTCGCCATCGCCGTGGACAACTCGGTGCACCTCTACCACCGGTACGAGGAGGAGGGCCCCGGCTCGCTGGGTCACGTGGTCCGTCACACGGGCCTGGCGGCGGTGGTGGCCACGCTGTCCAACGCCGCGGGCTACGGCGCACTGTTGATCTCACATCACGCCGGACTGCGCTCAATCGGTCAGATTGCAATTCTGGGAGTGGTGTGCACCTTCCTGGGCACCACGGTCTTCTTCCCGGCCATGCTCGCGTTGATGGAGCGGTGGTCCGGGCGGAGGAAGGAGGGGGGCATGATTCGGAGCCTGGAGATCGGCGCGCCTGTTGCCACTGAGGCCGCTTCGGAACCGGGGGAGCGTAAGTCGGCGTGA
- a CDS encoding aminotransferase class I/II-fold pyridoxal phosphate-dependent enzyme encodes MSDVFEKCRSWKDYRIAKATGLYPYYRSIEESFGATEVQIEGRRIIMVGSNNYLGLSADPRVKEAAIKAVERFGTTCSGSRLLNGTLALHEELEQRLAKFLNREAAVVISTGFQTNLALSSILGRHDIVFADRQNHASLVDGIRLSFATERKFRHNDLDHLEQLLQQAAEKEPKAGKIIITDGVFSMEGDLCNLPRIVELAKKYNARVMTDDAHSMGVLGEKGRGTSEYFGLEAETDLVMGTFSKSFASLGGVLAGPQDVVNYMRHKSRSVIFSASMTPASIAAATKALEIIEAEPQRRARLLDIAEKMHNGFRAMGFDTGVSVTPVVPVHIGDQVKCFRFWKALHEAGVFANPVVPPAVEAGHALIRTSYMATHTDEQLDRVLDIFEQIGKKLDIIPQTRPSSYTPVQIARPGTFVLANKASEKWAAASAGLNGGNGFSLDQLSRMSSREVAGKLFDAVESLTWRAANLQPEDIRKLGQMPMKLWEKRANLPGMLLEKGANLLIRNGHEDRS; translated from the coding sequence ATGAGTGACGTGTTCGAGAAGTGCCGCAGCTGGAAGGACTACCGCATTGCCAAGGCGACGGGCCTCTACCCGTACTACCGGTCCATCGAGGAGTCCTTCGGTGCCACCGAGGTCCAGATCGAGGGCCGCCGCATCATCATGGTGGGCTCGAACAACTACCTGGGCCTGAGCGCGGACCCGCGGGTGAAGGAGGCGGCGATCAAGGCGGTGGAGCGTTTTGGCACCACGTGCTCCGGCTCGCGACTGCTCAACGGCACCCTGGCGCTGCACGAGGAGTTGGAGCAGCGCCTGGCGAAGTTCCTCAACCGCGAGGCCGCGGTGGTCATCTCCACCGGCTTCCAGACGAACCTGGCGCTGTCCTCCATCCTGGGCCGCCACGACATCGTCTTCGCGGACCGGCAGAACCACGCCTCGCTGGTGGACGGCATCCGACTGTCGTTCGCCACCGAGCGCAAGTTCCGTCACAACGACCTGGACCACCTCGAGCAGCTGCTGCAGCAGGCGGCGGAGAAGGAGCCCAAGGCCGGGAAGATCATCATCACCGACGGCGTGTTCTCCATGGAGGGCGACCTCTGCAACCTGCCCCGCATCGTGGAGCTGGCCAAGAAGTACAACGCGCGGGTGATGACGGATGACGCCCACTCCATGGGCGTGCTGGGAGAGAAGGGCCGCGGCACCTCCGAGTACTTCGGGCTCGAGGCGGAGACGGACCTCGTCATGGGCACGTTCTCCAAGAGCTTCGCGTCGCTGGGCGGCGTGCTGGCCGGTCCCCAGGACGTCGTCAACTACATGCGGCACAAGTCGCGCTCGGTCATCTTCTCCGCGTCCATGACGCCGGCGTCGATCGCCGCGGCGACCAAGGCGCTGGAGATCATCGAGGCCGAGCCGCAGCGGCGCGCGCGCCTGCTGGACATCGCGGAGAAGATGCACAACGGATTCCGCGCCATGGGCTTCGACACGGGCGTGTCGGTGACGCCGGTGGTGCCGGTGCACATCGGCGATCAGGTGAAGTGCTTCCGCTTCTGGAAGGCGCTGCACGAGGCGGGCGTGTTCGCCAACCCCGTGGTGCCGCCGGCGGTGGAGGCGGGCCACGCGCTCATCCGCACCAGCTACATGGCCACGCACACGGACGAGCAGTTGGACCGGGTGCTCGACATCTTCGAGCAGATTGGCAAGAAGCTGGACATCATCCCCCAGACGCGGCCGTCCTCGTACACCCCGGTGCAGATCGCCCGCCCGGGCACCTTCGTGCTCGCCAACAAGGCGTCGGAGAAGTGGGCCGCCGCCAGCGCGGGCCTCAACGGAGGCAACGGCTTCTCGCTGGATCAGCTCTCGCGCATGTCGTCGCGCGAGGTGGCCGGCAAGCTGTTCGACGCGGTGGAGTCGCTCACCTGGCGCGCCGCCAACCTCCAGCCCGAGGACATCCGCAAGCTGGGCCAGATGCCGATGAAGCTGTGGGAGAAGCGCGCGAACCTGCCCGGGATGCTGCTGGAGAAGGGCGCCAACCTCCTCATCCGCAACGGGCACGAGGACAGGAGCTGA
- a CDS encoding N-acetyltransferase, whose protein sequence is MAVAAEKQNPESRLPPLPADVEVTPVRTSADRTAFIRFVYSIYQGDPNFVPHLEMERRDFMDPRKHPFFEFGEVEFFLARRGKEVVGRIAAVNNPRYNEFHGSNVGFFGLFECVNDAGVARALFEAAASWLRAKGFVSVIGPMSYSTNGEVGMLIDGFNTPPAIMTTYNPSWYPALVEANGFTKAKDLYAWELSSSTPPPEKVARIAEKIRQREGVTVRPVNMKDFDAEVARVKAMYNMAWEKNWGFVPMTEGEFDHLARDLKQMVRPELALIAEVKGEPVGFGLTIPDANEAIKAANGRLTTFGLPIGLAKLLLASRRIRRLRLVLLGTVEGYRRRGLDAILYLDTLNKARELGYEGGEISWTLEDNHLVNRAIESMGGKRSKQYRVYEKPL, encoded by the coding sequence ATGGCCGTCGCCGCCGAGAAGCAGAACCCCGAGTCCAGGCTGCCGCCCCTCCCCGCCGACGTGGAGGTGACTCCCGTCCGCACCTCGGCGGATCGCACGGCCTTCATCCGCTTCGTCTACTCCATCTACCAGGGCGACCCGAACTTCGTGCCGCACCTGGAGATGGAGCGCCGGGACTTCATGGATCCGCGCAAGCACCCCTTCTTCGAGTTCGGCGAGGTGGAGTTCTTCCTCGCCCGCCGGGGCAAGGAGGTGGTGGGGCGGATCGCGGCGGTGAACAACCCCCGCTACAACGAGTTCCACGGCAGCAACGTGGGCTTCTTCGGCCTCTTCGAGTGCGTGAATGACGCCGGCGTGGCCCGGGCGCTCTTCGAGGCCGCGGCCTCCTGGCTGCGCGCCAAGGGCTTCGTTTCCGTCATCGGCCCGATGAGCTACTCCACCAATGGCGAGGTGGGCATGCTCATCGACGGGTTCAACACCCCGCCGGCCATCATGACGACGTACAACCCCTCCTGGTACCCGGCGCTCGTCGAGGCCAACGGTTTCACCAAGGCCAAGGATCTGTACGCGTGGGAGCTGTCCTCCTCCACCCCACCGCCGGAGAAGGTGGCGCGCATCGCGGAGAAGATCCGCCAGCGCGAGGGCGTCACCGTGCGCCCGGTGAACATGAAGGACTTCGACGCCGAGGTGGCCCGGGTGAAGGCCATGTACAACATGGCCTGGGAGAAGAACTGGGGCTTCGTCCCGATGACGGAGGGCGAGTTCGATCACCTGGCGCGCGATCTGAAGCAGATGGTGCGGCCGGAGCTCGCGCTGATCGCCGAGGTGAAGGGAGAGCCGGTGGGCTTCGGGCTCACCATCCCGGACGCCAACGAGGCCATCAAGGCCGCCAACGGCCGGCTCACCACGTTCGGCCTGCCCATCGGCCTGGCGAAGCTGCTGCTGGCCTCGCGCCGCATCCGCCGGCTGCGCCTCGTCCTGCTCGGCACCGTCGAGGGCTACCGGCGCCGCGGCCTGGACGCCATCCTCTACCTGGACACCCTGAACAAGGCGCGCGAGCTGGGCTACGAGGGCGGGGAGATCTCCTGGACGCTCGAGGACAACCACCTCGTCAACCGCGCCATCGAGTCCATGGGCGGCAAGCGCTCCAAGCAGTACCGCGTCTACGAGAAGCCGCTGTAG
- a CDS encoding MlaC/ttg2D family ABC transporter substrate-binding protein, which produces MFASLLAAVLLTAAPGPLEVVKSGNADVQKVASAKGATADQLSKVVEKFVDFGELSKRALGDTWNKLTAAQRKEFSSTMEGLLRASYAQKALGQGKAQVRYGKESVEGNEASVDTTMNVNRDKFPVEYKLYRPNEKGEWRIYDIVTDEVSLLETYQGQFRKLLADKGFDGLLATLKAKRAQLEKSVQ; this is translated from the coding sequence ATGTTCGCTTCCCTGCTCGCCGCCGTGCTGCTCACCGCCGCGCCCGGCCCCCTCGAGGTCGTGAAGTCCGGCAACGCCGACGTCCAGAAGGTCGCCTCCGCGAAGGGCGCCACGGCGGATCAGCTCTCCAAGGTGGTGGAGAAGTTCGTGGATTTTGGTGAGCTGTCCAAGCGCGCGCTCGGCGATACGTGGAACAAGCTGACGGCCGCGCAGCGCAAGGAGTTCTCCAGCACGATGGAGGGCCTGCTGCGCGCCTCCTACGCTCAGAAGGCTCTCGGCCAGGGCAAGGCGCAGGTGCGCTACGGCAAGGAGTCCGTCGAGGGCAACGAGGCCTCCGTGGACACCACCATGAACGTGAACCGGGACAAGTTCCCCGTGGAGTACAAGCTCTACCGCCCCAACGAGAAGGGTGAGTGGCGCATCTACGACATCGTCACCGACGAGGTGTCGCTCCTGGAGACGTACCAGGGCCAGTTCCGCAAGCTCCTGGCCGACAAGGGCTTCGACGGTCTGCTGGCCACCCTGAAGGCCAAGCGGGCGCAGCTCGAGAAGTCGGTGCAGTGA
- a CDS encoding TolC family protein: MNRRDSRRVLGVGLVLAAALAGAQDASAPAPAPSQEVAAQEPPPASGEVKREPLTLEQLVQRARKQDARVEEARAELRRLEALLRQARWAWFPKFETTIGAGGPIPEARNDGLGGPPTTEASLEGDLRFGRMGVTAFLESNAVLPLYTFGKLRALEKAAEQGPVIGRALKARAEDEAGFQAAQAFFGYQLARSGLAQLEETSKRLEDAAQRLQEMLKAKSEQVSKMDLYKVGYFRNQLDARRLQAEQGRQLALAAIRLLAGIPPGEPVEVVEVDLEPEGEVTPPTLEESLAAAEQKRPELAGITAGIVAREKEVFIRERSFYPDFGLAGFLTLRYTSSATPQRDPFAYDPYNEREVGVGLVARYTFDFPTKQALLDQARAELDKLKAQQRLLQAAIRLEVTKTHGELVAAWQRAQEFAEAERDARRWATAAMTAFDLGTTGTRDLIEAFSAYAQSSADRAQSWHDFQVAQAELARVTGTAPREP; encoded by the coding sequence GTGAACCGTAGAGATTCGCGACGTGTCCTGGGAGTGGGCCTGGTGCTCGCCGCGGCGCTGGCCGGAGCGCAGGATGCCTCGGCTCCGGCGCCCGCCCCCTCGCAGGAGGTAGCCGCGCAGGAGCCGCCCCCCGCGTCCGGGGAGGTGAAGCGCGAGCCGCTCACACTGGAGCAGCTCGTGCAACGCGCGCGCAAGCAGGACGCGCGGGTGGAGGAGGCGCGAGCGGAGCTGCGCCGGTTGGAGGCGCTCCTGCGCCAGGCGCGGTGGGCCTGGTTCCCGAAGTTCGAGACGACGATAGGCGCGGGGGGCCCCATCCCCGAGGCGCGCAACGACGGCCTGGGTGGTCCCCCGACGACGGAGGCCTCGTTGGAGGGGGATTTGAGGTTCGGCCGGATGGGGGTGACGGCCTTCCTCGAGTCGAACGCGGTGCTGCCGCTCTACACCTTCGGGAAGCTGCGGGCGCTGGAGAAGGCGGCGGAGCAGGGGCCCGTCATCGGTCGGGCGCTGAAGGCGCGCGCGGAGGACGAGGCGGGATTCCAGGCGGCACAGGCCTTCTTCGGCTACCAGCTGGCGCGCTCCGGGCTGGCTCAGCTCGAGGAGACGTCGAAGCGGCTGGAGGACGCGGCGCAGCGGCTGCAGGAGATGTTGAAGGCGAAGTCCGAGCAGGTCTCGAAGATGGACCTGTACAAGGTCGGATACTTCCGCAATCAGCTCGACGCGCGTCGGCTTCAGGCCGAGCAGGGCCGTCAGCTCGCGCTGGCCGCGATCCGTCTGCTGGCGGGCATTCCTCCCGGAGAGCCGGTGGAGGTGGTCGAGGTGGATCTGGAGCCGGAAGGGGAGGTGACGCCCCCGACGCTGGAGGAGTCCCTCGCGGCGGCCGAGCAGAAGCGGCCGGAGCTCGCCGGCATCACCGCGGGCATCGTCGCGCGAGAGAAGGAGGTCTTCATCCGCGAGCGCAGCTTCTACCCGGACTTCGGGCTCGCGGGCTTCCTGACGCTCCGCTACACCTCGAGCGCCACACCGCAGCGGGATCCCTTCGCCTACGATCCCTACAACGAGCGCGAGGTGGGGGTGGGGCTGGTGGCCCGGTACACCTTCGACTTCCCGACGAAGCAGGCGCTGTTGGATCAAGCGCGAGCGGAGCTCGACAAGCTGAAGGCGCAGCAGCGGCTGCTCCAGGCGGCCATCCGCCTGGAGGTGACGAAGACACACGGGGAGCTGGTGGCTGCGTGGCAGCGGGCCCAGGAGTTCGCCGAGGCGGAACGGGACGCGCGGCGCTGGGCCACGGCGGCCATGACCGCGTTCGATCTGGGCACCACCGGCACGCGCGATCTGATCGAGGCCTTCTCGGCCTATGCCCAGTCGTCGGCCGACCGGGCGCAGAGCTGGCATGACTTCCAGGTTGCCCAGGCGGAGCTGGCCCGGGTCACCGGCACCGCGCCCAGGGAGCCGTGA
- a CDS encoding class I fructose-bisphosphate aldolase: protein MAYTDRVKQILSWYPSDNPGTLTNLARLLNTGTLAGTGKLVILPVDQGFEHGPARSFAPNPAGYDPEYHIQLAIESGCNAYAAPLGFLEAVAGKYAGEIPLILKLNNSDTLGKPEHPMSAVTGSVKDAVRLGCVAIGYTIYPGSGYRNEQYEALRDLIREAKDYGMPTVLWAYPRGSISKEGEQAIDVISYAAQISAQLGAHIIKVKPPKDFLEQTEAKKVYEKYSIPTKTMEERIRDVVKSAFNGKRIVIFSGGENKTTPDLLEEIRQIAAGGGFGSIMGRNAFQRPHEESVKLLKDVMNIFKNAK, encoded by the coding sequence ATGGCGTATACCGACCGCGTCAAGCAGATCCTCTCGTGGTACCCGTCCGACAACCCCGGCACGCTGACCAACCTGGCCCGCCTGCTCAACACCGGCACGCTCGCCGGCACCGGCAAGCTGGTCATCCTCCCGGTGGACCAGGGCTTCGAGCACGGCCCGGCGCGTTCCTTCGCCCCCAACCCGGCGGGGTACGATCCGGAGTACCACATCCAGCTCGCCATCGAGTCGGGCTGCAACGCCTACGCCGCGCCCCTGGGCTTCCTGGAGGCGGTGGCCGGCAAGTACGCGGGTGAGATCCCGCTGATCCTCAAGCTCAACAACTCGGACACGCTCGGCAAGCCCGAGCACCCCATGTCCGCCGTCACCGGCTCGGTGAAGGACGCGGTGCGTCTGGGCTGTGTGGCCATCGGCTACACCATCTACCCGGGCTCCGGTTACCGCAACGAGCAGTACGAGGCCCTGCGCGATCTGATCCGCGAGGCCAAGGACTACGGCATGCCCACGGTGCTGTGGGCCTACCCGCGCGGCAGCATCTCCAAGGAGGGAGAGCAGGCCATCGACGTGATCTCCTACGCCGCGCAGATCAGCGCCCAGCTCGGCGCCCACATCATCAAGGTCAAGCCGCCCAAGGACTTCCTGGAGCAGACCGAGGCCAAGAAGGTCTACGAGAAGTACAGCATCCCCACAAAGACCATGGAGGAGCGGATTCGCGACGTGGTGAAATCCGCCTTCAACGGAAAGCGCATCGTCATCTTCTCCGGTGGAGAGAACAAGACCACCCCGGACCTGCTCGAGGAGATCCGTCAGATCGCCGCGGGTGGTGGCTTCGGCTCCATCATGGGTCGCAATGCCTTCCAGCGTCCGCATGAGGAGTCCGTGAAGCTGCTGAAGGATGTGATGAACATCTTCAAGAACGCCAAGTAG
- a CDS encoding polyprenyl synthetase family protein encodes MKERKSPQAAGTPAAEQQQSASPVDFVSWAKTVQYQTQVVLHQILELEDERHLDPAWNKVLEQVRSYSLRPSKRIRPGLVLVGYALGRGDTRAPSGLWRFAAATELLHTFMLIHDDVADQADTRRGGAALHKMLGEGRLGENLAIVIGDHLYGRSLEVMLGCNLPEADVATRYFLKVCRYTAAGQYMDIRLPHQPLSELSIYHALRVAYLKTALYGFTAPLVCGAMLSGGDPELINKLERFGRYVGTAYQLRDDLLGLYGQSSVVGKPTDSDLAQGKRTFPLLASYLRATPEARQELETLCIPGPKDETMLQRARELVELHEGRAATERIIERSTNAAARILATLPEAGGLKQMLRDLLQMLMIREA; translated from the coding sequence ATGAAAGAGCGGAAGTCTCCACAGGCGGCCGGCACCCCGGCGGCAGAGCAGCAGCAGTCGGCGTCTCCCGTGGACTTCGTCTCCTGGGCGAAGACCGTGCAGTACCAGACGCAGGTCGTGCTGCATCAGATCCTCGAGCTCGAGGACGAGCGTCACCTGGATCCGGCGTGGAACAAGGTGCTCGAGCAGGTGCGCAGCTACAGCCTGCGGCCCTCCAAGCGCATCCGTCCGGGCCTGGTGCTCGTGGGCTACGCGCTCGGCCGGGGCGACACGCGGGCGCCGTCGGGCCTGTGGCGGTTCGCGGCGGCCACGGAGCTGCTGCACACCTTCATGCTGATCCACGACGACGTGGCGGATCAGGCGGACACGCGGCGTGGGGGCGCCGCGCTCCACAAGATGCTCGGCGAGGGGCGGCTCGGTGAGAACCTCGCGATCGTGATCGGCGATCACCTCTACGGGCGCTCGCTCGAGGTGATGCTGGGCTGCAACCTGCCGGAAGCGGACGTGGCCACGCGCTACTTCCTCAAGGTGTGCCGCTACACCGCGGCCGGGCAGTACATGGACATCCGGCTGCCGCACCAGCCGCTCTCCGAGCTGTCCATCTACCACGCGCTGCGCGTGGCCTACCTGAAGACGGCGCTGTACGGCTTCACCGCGCCACTCGTGTGCGGGGCGATGCTGTCCGGCGGCGATCCAGAGCTGATCAACAAGCTGGAGCGCTTCGGCCGCTACGTGGGCACCGCCTACCAGCTGCGCGACGATCTGCTCGGCCTGTACGGACAGTCCTCCGTGGTCGGCAAGCCGACCGACTCGGACCTGGCGCAAGGCAAGCGCACCTTCCCGCTGCTGGCTTCCTACCTCCGCGCGACGCCCGAGGCCCGCCAGGAGCTCGAGACGCTCTGCATCCCCGGCCCCAAGGACGAGACGATGCTGCAGCGCGCGCGCGAGCTGGTGGAGCTCCACGAGGGCCGCGCCGCCACCGAGCGCATCATCGAGCGCTCCACCAACGCCGCCGCGCGCATCCTGGCGACCCTGCCCGAGGCCGGCGGTCTCAAGCAGATGCTGCGCGATCTGCTGCAGATGCTGATGATCCGCGAGGCCTGA
- a CDS encoding RsmB/NOP family class I SAM-dependent RNA methyltransferase, with the protein MKTLWPDTFLDEDRLGRPSRRAATAALEAHLSILKGEPLKAALGNALREAESLGGQERRFTALAVREMSRHQRLLDLASRTLGHPPSKIGLLEDQALVRYVLWRRLFCGASWARIGPEVKLPGPVRPRTIKDDLLARVVESPLPEPAVPESGPERLATRYSFPNWLVQRLAELHPEPVLEAMLAALDEEPTLHFRARPSGTRAEVLARLTEEGVAAEPVEVALDAVRIAEASHRVFETRVMKEGRLQVQDVGSQLIVEACRPLEGSLTGRTVADVCAGAGGKTLALADEVGRAGRVLAGDRSRRRLAQARERARELSLRHVSFPHPLPMSQADVVLVDAPCSGTGSLAKEPDQKWKLTAKAVEEFHDTQLALLEELAGQVKPGALVVYATCSLLPEENDAVVHDFLARVPGFTVEPLAPIFGPERAAVLCDGPFLRALPPRVPGGGFFAARLRKG; encoded by the coding sequence GTGAAGACCCTCTGGCCTGACACATTCCTGGACGAGGATCGCCTGGGGCGTCCCTCGCGGCGCGCGGCGACGGCGGCCCTCGAAGCGCACCTGTCGATCCTGAAGGGCGAGCCGCTGAAGGCCGCGTTGGGCAATGCCCTGCGGGAGGCGGAGAGCCTGGGCGGCCAGGAGCGGCGCTTCACGGCCCTGGCGGTGCGGGAGATGTCGCGACACCAGCGGCTGTTGGATCTGGCGTCGCGCACGCTGGGGCACCCTCCCAGCAAGATCGGTCTGCTCGAGGATCAGGCGCTGGTGCGCTACGTCCTGTGGCGCCGGCTCTTCTGTGGCGCGAGCTGGGCGCGCATCGGCCCCGAGGTGAAGCTGCCCGGCCCCGTGCGCCCGCGCACCATCAAGGATGATCTGCTGGCCCGGGTGGTGGAGTCGCCGCTGCCGGAGCCGGCGGTGCCGGAGTCCGGGCCGGAGCGCCTGGCCACGCGCTACTCATTCCCCAACTGGTTGGTGCAGCGGCTGGCGGAGCTGCACCCGGAGCCGGTGTTGGAGGCGATGCTGGCGGCGCTGGACGAGGAGCCCACGCTGCACTTCCGGGCGCGCCCGTCGGGCACGCGGGCCGAGGTGTTGGCGCGGCTGACCGAGGAGGGCGTGGCCGCGGAGCCGGTGGAGGTGGCCCTGGACGCGGTGCGCATCGCCGAGGCCAGCCATCGGGTCTTCGAGACGCGGGTGATGAAGGAAGGCCGGCTGCAGGTGCAGGACGTGGGCAGCCAGTTGATCGTGGAGGCCTGTCGCCCGCTGGAGGGCTCTCTGACGGGGCGGACGGTGGCGGACGTGTGCGCGGGGGCGGGCGGCAAGACGCTCGCGCTGGCGGACGAGGTGGGGAGAGCCGGGCGGGTGCTGGCCGGAGACCGCTCCCGTCGCAGGCTGGCCCAGGCGCGCGAGCGCGCGAGGGAGCTGTCCCTGCGCCACGTGTCCTTCCCGCATCCACTGCCCATGTCGCAGGCGGACGTGGTGCTGGTGGACGCGCCGTGCAGCGGGACGGGCTCGCTGGCGAAGGAGCCGGATCAGAAGTGGAAGCTCACCGCGAAGGCCGTGGAGGAGTTCCACGACACGCAGCTCGCCCTGCTGGAGGAGCTCGCGGGCCAGGTGAAGCCCGGAGCGCTGGTGGTGTACGCGACGTGCTCGCTGCTGCCCGAGGAGAACGACGCGGTGGTGCACGACTTCCTTGCCCGGGTGCCGGGCTTCACCGTGGAGCCCCTGGCGCCCATCTTCGGTCCCGAGCGGGCCGCGGTGCTGTGCGATGGACCCTTCCTCAGGGCGCTGCCTCCTCGGGTACCGGGCGGGGGCTTCTTCGCCGCCCGGCTCCGGAAGGGGTAG